The DNA segment CTCTAATCGTGTTAAGAAACATTAATTTAAAGAGACCTGTAGCCGAAATATATAATGGTATAAGAAGCTTACGTATTGAAACAGCCCCCGACGAAGTGTTGAAAATATTTGAAGAATTAGAGAAGCGCGGTATAATAAAAAAGATTTAATGAATTTTATAAAAAATTAAATAATACTTCTCTAATAATATAATACTTGAAGGGTGATTGAATATGACTGTTGTCTTCATGTTAGTGGAGGTTGAAACTGGAAGAATACACGATGTATTAGAAAAAATGAAGTTAATAGAAGGTGTGAAAGAGTTGTATGCTATTACAGGGCCATACGATATAATAGCTAAAGTTTCAGCTAAAGACATGGAAACTGTTAAAAACATAGTTGAGAAAATCCATGGAATAGATGGAATTGTGAGAACTTTAAGCTCTATAGTCCTACCATTCTAATCTATTAGTTTTTTCTTATCATTAATCTTATTTTAAAAAACTAGGTTGATTAAAAGTTAGCGTATATATTTAAAAATCCAACTTACTCGAATAACCATTTTATAGTTAAATTACCGTTAAGATAAAAAAATTTATATTATAAAGTATTTATTCGGTATTCTAGTTAATGTAGCCCGGTGGTGTAGCGGCCAAGCATCAGGGACTCTGGACAGCTCATATTTTATATGAGCCGGTGGAAATCCTTGGACAGTGGCTGTGCTTAAGCCACCCTGAAAGGAGTTCGAATCTCCTCCGGGCTACCATATTATTCTAATCATTTATTTTGTGAACATATAAGGGGCTGAAAAATGATTAAAGCTGTTTTATTCGATTTATATCTAACTTTAATAGATGTGAGCCGCGTCAATCAAGAGGAGCAGGATAAAGCTGCATATAATGTTGTCTCTAAATTCGGTTTAAAAAAAGGCTTCGAAGAGTTTAAAGATGTTTTCAAGAAAGTTTACGAGAAGTGGAAGGAGTTCAGACAGAAATATCTTATTGAAGTTAATCCGAGAGTTTGGTGGCAGGAAACGCTTTTAAAGCTAGGAATACCTCCTAAGTTGAAACTTGTAGAAAGTATTTTAGAAGAACGGCATAAAATATTTTTAAAACAGATTAAATTATACGATGACGTTATCGATGTTTTAAAGATTTTAAATAAAAGAAATATTTTAATAGGTATAATGAGCAATTGCTCGGATGCGAGATATGCTAAAGAAGAATTAGAGTATTTAGGGTTAGCTGATTACGTCGATTTTTTCATATCCTCCGCGGAGTATGGTAGACGGAAACCTGACGTAAATCTGTTCTTAAACGTGTTATCCAGCATACCTTTCACGAAAGAAGAGATTATCATGATAGGCGACGATTATAAAAACGATGTTGAACCTTGGAGGAGACTAGGAGTCAAAGCTTATTTACTGAGGAGAGAGAGCGGCGACCCGGATGAGAATACAATACACACCTTATATGAATTAAATAAGATTATTTCAATAAATTAAACCACTTTCGCACCGCATTCACTACAGTATTTAGCTGTATTAGAAAGCGGAGCTCCGCATTTACTGCAAAACTTAGCTTCTGTTTTAGATGATTTTAAAGGATGACCGCAATGGATACAGTAGTTTGATGAAACGAGAGATTGACTGCCACAATTAGAGCATACAATCATTCTCATAGCTGGTTGTTGAGCTTGTTGAAGCAGTTGAGGTATAAGCATCATACCTGTTCCTATTGAAGCTGAGCCTGATTTACCTAACTCTTTAGCCGCGGTTTTAACAGTTTCTAAAGTGGCCATTTTATCAGCTGATACACCTTGAGCGATCCAGAAAATCCGTTCGCGATATTCCTCTGTGGTATCGAGTCCTAGAAACTTTAAATCTGTTAACTCAATACCCCACTTTTTAAACACGGTTCGCACACCAGCTTTAACCCGCTCACTTGTCTCGTCTACTTGTGTGAAAACTGTTCTCAGATCATGAGCTGCCAGATAGTCTATGCACTTTTCCACTATAAAGGAGCGGAGAAAATTAGTTACAGATATTGTATCATAAATATGCTGGTTGCCTACAAGATTAATTACGAAAAGTTTAGGATCCTCGATTTTAAAATAGAATTCTCCGTGAAACATCAGAGGCGCCGGATCACTTGACTGGCCTCTGCCACCAAATTTACCCTGAATCTCGGAGCGTGTTACAAATATGATTTCAGCTGTAAAGGGGCTTTTACCCCATCCTCTAAGAGTAGCATACGCTTTCGTTAAAAATGGGAGGTTAGCTGTAGAAAGCTCATATCTGCCTGGACCTAAAACATCATATGCTTTCCCATCCCTGTAAAATATAGCAGCTTGGTTTTCTCTCACGACTAAGGCTGACCCCCAGCCTAATCTATCAACAGGATACTTCCAAACTATATCATAGGCGCCAGCGCTGTTCCATTCAATAACTTGAGGCATACTAACTCACCATTATTCAATAAACCCGTTCATATATTCTTCTCTTTTAGCGAATTTTTCTTCAAACTGGGAGACTGCGTCTTCAACCCTTTTAATCATACTCTTAATTTTTGAAGCATTAAGATCATAACTAGCGTCACATAATTCTTTAACAACTTCACCTATAACAACAGCGTCGTCGAGTAGAGATGAATCAAAATTATACATTCTTTCAAGTTCAGGTTCGTTTATTTTAATCACGCTGAAAAAACCGCTGTAACCATAATCACTGTAAAGAACACGCTGGGTAATTGTTTCAAAATTATAGATTAATTTTTGAAAAAGAGGCCATAATTCTTGCAGGTTAGCTTCTACAACTCTATCTTTCACATCTTTTAATTTATCTAAAGCTCCTTTCAACTTCATATAAATGTTTTCACGTAGAATTTTATCAGTTTCACGCCTAATCTCCTTTGTTTTATAACCATTATATATTGGGATATATCGTATAATTTTCTCTATAAAAGTTCGTTTAGAATCTTTTTCAGCTTTCCTCTTAATTCTCTCAGATTCATTAACCAATAAATACACCACTAGGAAAGTAATTCGCCGAACATGTAAATTATTTATAGATTATTAATATAAGAATTGCGTAAAAAATTAGAAAAATGGGGGTTTATACAACACCCTGATCGATCATCGCTTTAGCTACTTTTAAGAAGCCGGCGATATTGGCTCCAACAACATAGTTTCCTGGATAGCCGTATTTTTTAGCAGTCTCATAGGTTGTCTTGTGAATATTAATCATAATGTTTCTAAGTTTAGCTTCAACTTCCTCCCATGTCCAGCTAAGACGTTGACTGTTTTGAGCCATCTCAAGACCGCTAGTGGCTACACCGCCTGCGTTAGCTGCTTTTCCTGGTCCGAAAGCCACACCATTTTTTATAAGATACTCGGTAGCTTCTAAAGTAGTCGGCATATTAGCACCTTCGCATACCACTTTAACTCCGTTGTTAACAAGAGCACGCGCGTCTTCTAAATCTAGCTCGTTTTGAGTAGCGCATGGCATAGCTATATCTACGTGTGTTCCAATTCTCCACGGTCGCTGGCCTGGTAGATACTGTATGTTTCTACCGAAGTGTTCAGCGTACTCCTTTATTCTACCGCGTTTAACATTCTTTAACTCTAGAATATACTCCCATTTCTTAGCGTCTATACCATCAGGGTCATAAACAGTTCCATCAGAGTCGCTAACCGTTACAACTTTACCGCCTAGCTGCGTTACTTTTTGAACAGCATACTGCGCTACGTTACCTGAACCGCTAATCATCACAATCTTGCCTTTGAAATCCATGTTCTTAACTTTCAACATTTCAGCTGCAAAATATGTTACACCGTATCCTGTAGCTTCTGTTCTTACAAGGGATCCACCCCACTCCAAGCCTTTACCTGTGAGAACACCCGTAAACTCGTTTCGAAGCTTCTTATACATCCCAAACATATAACCTATCTCGCGTGTTCCGACGCCTATATCACCGGCTGGAACATCAGTGTCAGGCCCAACATGTCTGAACAGCTCCAACATGAAAGCTTGGCAGAATCTCATAATCTCTGTTTCAGATTTCCCCTTAGGATCGAAGTCGGCTCCTCCTTTTCCACCACCCATAGGTAGACCTGTTAGAGCGTTTTTAAAGATTTGCTCGAATCCTAAAAATTTAATGATACCTTCGTAAACAGTTGGGTGGAATCTTATGCCGCCTTTATATGGGCCTATCGCAGAGTTGAATTGTATGCGCATACCTCTGTTAACATGTATTTCACCTTTATCGTCAACCCATGGAACACGGAAAATAACTTGACGCTCAGGTTCAACTATTCGTTCGAGTATTTTATGTTGTTTAAACTCTGGGTGTTTTTCAATAGCAGGTCTGAGAGATTCTAAAACTTCTTTAACAGCTTGATGAAATTCTTTCTGGGCCGGGTTTTTATCAACAACAGTTTCATAAACACTAGTAATGTAATCAACCATTTTAAACAACCCCGTGAAAATTAATTTATATATTTTAACGTTTTAAACAGTGAAGCGAAGTGTTATATAACTTTATCGATGGGAACCAGTTACAATCCTATAAAAAGTTTTAACGCATGACCTTTGAGAGTTTATTCGAAAATGATTTACATGCTAATATAGATCTGGAGATTTTTTATCAAACAGTTTTAAGCTTTTCAACTGGCGCCGTGGCTTTAAAAGGTGGAATCGAAGCTATTGCATTCTCTAAGGGTATTCTAATTTTTAGATTCGAGCTGCGCTAACCTTAAAGGAAAGTGTGCAGCTGGTGAAGGAGACCTTGCCATAATTAATTCAACGGATAAAGCGGAAACCTGGAGTAATAGAGATGGAGAAGCTTTTAGAAAAATCACAGGAGCGGATGCGGAGACGAAGAACACGAGGCTTAAGTCTTAAAATTAACCCCCTCTCTAATAAAGATACACTAATAAATACAATTATGAATACTAGGATAGTTACAGCTTAATTTTAAATCTTTTTAAAATTAAAATATAGGCAAAATATGGGAAGGGTGATGTTTATGGAGCTGCCTAAAAGCTTAGTTAAATGTCCTTTCACACCTCACATAATAAGAGCTGGACGCGGTTTCAGCTTAGGTGAGATAAAAGAAAGCGGCGTGGAAATAAACTTGCTTAAAAAATTGGGAGTATACGTTGATAGAAGAAGGCGAAGCGTTCATAAAGAGAATATTAATGCTTTAAAAAATATTCTAAAAATAATGGAAAAAACTGAGACTAGTAGAAAAATTAAGGAAGATAAAACTTTAAAAACAGGCGTTAAGAAAAAAGCGGTTAAAAAAACAGGTAAAACAGTTGAAGAAAATGCGAGTTAAAAATAACATTTAAAATTTTAATTCATTTACTCTATAACTTTTTTACATTATTCAAACTTTTTATTAAATTTTAATCAACTAATTTTTAATCTTGGAAAAAGCTAAAATAATGCTATTATTAAATTTATTTTATAGGGGAGTAACTTGAGTAAAAAATGTGCGACTGAAATTTTAACGATGGGTTCTGATGAAATCCAGAAAATTCTTTATAAAGCTAAAGTTATAGCGGTTGTAGGAATGTCACGTGATCCAAGTAAACTCGCCCATATAATACCTAAATATTTATTAGAGCACGGTTATCAGATTATTCCAATCAATCCTAATGCAAAAGAAATATTAGGGTTAAAATCCTATAGCTCTCTTGAAGATGTGCCTGATAATATTAAAATAGATATTTTAGAAATATTCAGACCGCCTGAGGAGATACCCGCTTTAGTTGAAGTCGCTCATAAAAAACGGATCCCAGTAGTCTGGTTGCAAGTAGGTTTAAGAAGTAAAGAGGCGGCTGAGAAAGCGGCTAAATACGGTATAATATTTGTAGAAAACCTTTGTATAAGAAGAGAGCATATGTTAATGATGGGGACATTCTTCTAAGCGAAGCCTATAAAAATCACTTTTTATAGTATTTCTATAAAATTTTATTTAACTAAGAATATTACGCAATCGTAAAACGCTAATTAAATTTTATAAGTTTTTTATCATATTTAATCTCTTTTCAACTTCTTCATGGCTCATATTAAACTCAGGGCCGGTGTATTCTACCATTATAGAAGCGGCTGCGGAAGCATAATACGCTGCTTCGATAAGGCTGTCTCCGGATAACAGTCGAGTGATGAACGCCCCCGCGTAACTGTCACCAGCCCCGGTGGGATCACGCGCAAACGTTTTATAAGGTGGAATCTTAAACACTTCGCCGTTAAATGATATAACCGAGCCCTTTTCACCTAAAGTAACTATTGCCACACCTCCACCGCACCACTCTGAAAGTAACATAGCGGACTTAGAAGGGTCTTTTAAACCGGTTAAAGCTTCAGCCTCAAATTCGTTAGGTTTAACAAAGTCGACTAATCCTATTATCTCCTTTACTTCATTTAAGTTGAATACATGTTCAATTATATTATTATAGCCTATTTTTCGAATAATCCCCTGCGGATCTAGGAATAATTTCCCTTTGCATATTTTTTTCAAAGATTCCACGAAGCCCCGGTCTATTTCACTTAATATCGGCCCGAGTAGAATAAATTTAGCATTTTTCATAGCTTCAACAGCTGTGTTTGAAAGTTTTTCAAATCGAATTCTCTCAGCGACGCCTAATACTTGAAGTGTTCTATCACCGTTATCGAAGTAAACTAATTTGAAGCCACCTGTGCTTTTACTATATAAAATCTGTAAGGCTTCAACCCCAAATCTTTTAAGATCACTAATAAATCGCTCACGGTAATCTGGTCCAACAGCCCCTATTAACCCTACTCTCTCAACTCCAAGTCTTTTAGCAACTAAAGCAGCGTTTGTACTACAACCTGATAGAACACGCCCATTCGTGGAAATGTAAGGCGTGATTATTTCATCGTACACAGGGTTTCCAACCGCTATTAAACCAAACACTTCAACCACCTTTAGTCATATCCCACGTGTATTTGAGGCGTTGAATAACCGTGATCTGAGAGAGAACAGTGATAAGAAGTAAAGCGAGATCTAGAATCGTGAATGAGAGAACCACCGGCGCACTATAAAAATAGGTTAGTAAGCAACCCACGATCAAAATTAAAAGTTTCTCCTGTCTTTCAGCTAATCCAACAGTACACTTCTCAAGTTTCCCAACAGATTCCGCTTTCGCCCTAACAAAACTCGCCATAATCATACTGAAGATAGTTATAAACGGAATATACCAGAGTGAATAAAGGCTGAAGGCTAAACCGAACACTATATTGAATTCCGCGTAGCGGTCGAGTAAATGATCCCATACAGCTCCGAACCTTGTTGATTTACCTGTAGCTCTAGCTACAGCACCATCTAACATGTCGACGAATCCTGTTAAGATTATAAATATTACCCCTAAAACTAACATGTTTAACGCTAACACTACACCAGCGCAAATACTCACAAGAAAACTTATAAACGTTATAATGTTAGGTGTTAAACCAAGCTTTGAGAAGAACACACCTACAGGGGACATCATCTTCTGGTATTTTTCCCTCAGCTTACCTAACATAAGCGCTCAACCTACTTTTTCAACAGTTTTTAATAATTTGCAACGTTTATTAAGTATTGGTGTTTATTCTCGATAGGTGTTGAAAGAGTATTTAAACTAATCTTAGCTAGGGGATATCTATGAGCGAGATGAGGGTTTGGATAGAAGAAATCGCAGATGAAATACTGAAACGAAAAACGGATAAAATTGTAATTAATTCAGGGAAATCTATAAGCGGTAGAATTCATATAGGAATATTCAGAGAGCTTTTCATTTGTGATAGTTTAAAAAGAATTTTAGATAAGAAAGGGTTTGATGCTGAATTCTATTTCATATTAGACGACTATGACCCTGCTAAAAAATTCCCATCTTACATTCCCTCCGACTATGATAAGTATATTGGAGCGCCGTTTTCAGACATCCCAAGTCCCTTCAGCGAAGGAGAATCATACGCTGAATTCTTTGCAAAAGAGTTGATTTCAACATTCTCATCATTCGGGTTAAACCCTAAGATCTTATGGACTTCGAAACTCTATAACACAGTTGAAATGAAAAATATAATTAGAACAGTGATAAATAAAGTAGACGAAATTAGAAGCATATTAATTAGCTACGTGGGAGAGACATTAAACGAAGAAGATGCGGAGGAATATAGAAGAGAAGTAGCTGAGCGTTATCCAATCAGCGTTGTTTGTAAACGATGCGGTAAAATGCAAGTAATCGATAAAGGGAAAATAAAACCGAACAGAGTATTAAACTATATTAAAGAAACGGATGAAGTGATCTATTACTGTCATTCATGCAAAAAAGAATTTAAAGAAAAACTAGAGGATGCTCGACTTAAACTTACTTGGAGAGTGGACTGGCCTGCTAAATGGTTTCTATTAAAAGTTACATGTGAGCCGGCTGGAAAAGACCACACTGTTAAAGGAGGAGCGTATGACACTGGGCTTCGAATATGCCAAGAGGTCTTCGGCTATGAAGGACCTGTTAAAATCGGATATGAATGGCTAAGGTACGGAGATGTAGATATGAAAACTCATAAAGGAATCATATTCACCCCTCGAGAATACCTAGAGATCGGCCAGCCGGAAGTTCTTAGATATCTGATTATACGCACACCGCCATCTAAACACATAAGCTTCAGACCTGAGCTTCTACCACAGTACATCGACGAATATGAGCGGTTTGAAAGAGTTTTCTTCAATAATCAACTTGACGCAAGCGACGAGGAAAAATATGAGGCGAGCATACTATATCCGTTAACACTGGTAGATGAGAAAATTCAAACTATTAAACCGAAGCTGCCGTTCAGGTTTGCAGTTATCTTCTCCCAGTTAAAAGAGATAATGAACCCACAGGCGATCATGGTTAAAGCCCAGGAAGTTGTTAAAAAAATATATAAAATACCAGTTATCACGGATAGGGAGTTAAAAGAAATAGAGGAAACGATTAGAAAAGCCGCGAACTGGGTTTTAAAATATGGTTCTGAAAACTATAAGATACATATTTCCAAGAGTATAAGCGGGGATATTAAAGAAAGCTTAACAGAAGCTCAGAAAACTGTTATAAGAAAAGTTGCAGAGCTACTCTCTCAAGGAGACTTCACAGAAGAGGAACTACAGAATAAAATATTCAATATTATAAAAGAAGTTGAAGGGTTAGACGTTAAAAAAGGCTTTGAATCAATATACATGGTGATTTTAGGGAAAAAATACGGGCCTAGACTAGGCTCATTTCTGTTATCTTTGGATAGAGACTGGTTGATTGAAAGATTAAATACGGTTCTAAAATAGTTTAAAAGTGAACGGAAATGCCACCTATAATATCCTATATTTTAATTATAACGAAAATAGGTAGAGAACATGAAATAGCGGAGTCAACTAGAAAGATTAAAGGAGTTACTGAAAGCCTTATAGTCTACGGACAGTTTGATATCGTTGTTCGAATAGAAACGGAAACCCTTCAAGAATTAGATCGAGCAGTCACTTTAATAAGAAAGATGGATGGGGTTGAACAGACGAGCACACTGATTTCATCTTAGAAATTATATTACTCCACTGAATTTTCTAATAGCCTCTTCCCCTCTTTCACCTTTAACGACGCCTAGACGGTTCGCTGAATCAGTTAACTCTTGAACTTCAGCGTCCCACATATCCTCGAAGTTTTTAACACCTCTTACAATAGCCACTGGGACGTTAAATTTCGCAGCTGTTTTCAAATCGAAATAACCGCAGGAGAGAACGCCCTTCTCCCCTATTATTAAAAGCAGAGGCGGATTTAGCACATCCACTTTTAAACCGACCACTATCTTATTATCTACATTAAATGATTTTAAAGTAAACATTTACATCACCCGTAAACTATTAAATAAGATAATAGAATAGTTAGATATAAAATTAGAGATACCAGAATTATAACGGTGGCCTTAATGCCTAAAGCTTTAGCTTTAATAAAATGGGATAACGTTATGGGAGCTGTTTTAGAATCAAAAGTCCCAGCTGATTATGAAATCAACGACGAAGAGATTATGAGAATATACATGTCCCATACTATTGGAAACGCGGAAGCCCACCCTGTTTTAACAATGAAACTAGGGGATTTAAGCGTAGCTAGCAAGTTTATAAAACTATCAAAAGGAGAACAAATCGTAATAGTCTTCTTTTTAAAAGAAAATGAGCCTGCTGAAAAATTTACTAAAATACTTGAAGAAATCTCGGATGGGATAGTAAACAGGAGGGGGAGCTCAGGGTTTGAAGATTATTTAAAAGAAGTTCTTGAAACCGTTGAAGCTAAAATAAAACTGGAAGAAGAGATTCCGAGAAAAATATTAGCTGAATACGGGCTGAGCAGAGAAGAGACTGAAGCTTACCTGGCAATGGTGGATAAAGGTCCTATTTCAGTGGGTGAAATAGGTTTATACGCTCACGTTCAGGAAAGTCAAGCTGTCGAGATAGCGAATAGATTAGTGAAATTAGGTTTATTAAAAACTATTCCTGGTACAAGAAGATACTTTCAAGCTATACCACCTTACACAGCTCTTTTAAAGCAGCTAGGAGATTTCAGAGAGTTCCTAGCGTCGCTTCACAGCGCTGTTCCAACAGTTTTATCAGATCAATTCCAACTCTTCGAAGAAGAAGTCAACAATGTTAAATCGAAGATTTCTAAAGCGTTCGAAGACCAGCTTAAAATGAAAGTTTTCAAAGCATTCATCGAAAATATGGTTCAAAACATAGTTGGCAAAGAACTTGACAGGCTTAAAAATCTATTTCAAGAGAGAGTTGTTGAAGCGCTGAAAAACATTATATTAAACGTGGACGAGCATATCTCGGTTTCAGAGGATACTATGTCAGCATTGTGGAGGAGGGCTAAGTCAACTATAACATTCAAATTCACAGATGTATGGTTCGTTACAGGTGTAGAAGGCTTCAAAGCTCAAATATCAGATATGTTAAGCCGAGCTAAAACCCGCATATTAATAGTTACACCTGAATTAAAAGATCTTGAGATAGGCTACTTCACTAATTTAAAAGAATGGGTTAATGTTAGAATAGCCACAAGCATGGATTACAATAACAGTGAAGATAGGAAAATATACGGTGAATTAGTTAAAAACCCTAATATAAGCATAAAAATTTATTCACGTAAAGATCTTTGGGCTATGGATAAAGATAGAGAGGAAATCCTCATAGGAGCTGTAGCTGAGCAGGGCACCCCTGTGGGAATAGCATCTATCGTACCTGAACATATAAGAATGTTTATGCCGATAATCGAGCAGGCGTGGGTAGAGGCGCGTAAACCTTTTTAAAGGTGGAAAGTAATATGAGACTGCTGTTAATTCACGCAAAAACAATGAAGTATAGGGTAACTGAAGAGGTTAAAATATCTGCCAAAGACCTGGTTGACGAAGAGAATAAATGGTTTGAATTTAGAAATGTATTAGTTTCATTCACAGCCATAGAAGCCTCCGATGAAACTGATCCTGAAAGAATAGCAGATAAATGTGTGGAAGAATTAATTCAAGTTAATGAGAGAATTAAAGCGGAGAGAATTCTAATATACCCTTACGCTCACCTCTTCGCACCCCACCTCGCGAAACCCAAAACAGCTATTCAGATTTTAAATCTAATAGAAGAAAAATTAAAAGAGAGAGATATGGAAGTTTACAGAGCTCCCTTCGGATGGTATAAAGAATTCAACATCCATTGTCTAGGACACCCACTCTCCGAGAGTTCTAGAATAATATCACTTGAAAACTGAAATTTTTTAGAATACAGTCTTAGATAAACGAGTAAAGATTTTCAAGGAGAAAACAGAGTTGAATAGAGTCAGCCGGTTTAAGAAGATTATAGAAGAAAAAGCGATTAAAAAATTCTTGGTAAGCTCACCGGTCAACATATACTATTTAACAGGGTTTCAGCCTACTACAGAAGCATATTTACTATATACTGAACAAGACGGATTCGAATTACATGTTACAAGTATAGATTACCTTGAAGCTAAAAACTTTGAAAGAGACTTCACAGTTGTGAAAACACCTATAGAACTAACAATCAGCGATCACATGAAAAATAGACTTGAAAAAATAAACGGTAACATATTCATAGAATACAGCCACCTAACATATTCACTCTTCAACAAATTTTTCAACACCGGTAACGTGAAATGCGAGAACGGAGATGAAATAATAATCTCAATGAGAGAAGTTAAAGACCTGGATGAAATAGAGAAAATCACTAAAGCCATTAAAATAACTGAGAAAGGAGTTTTAACAGCTCAACAAAATATTTTGGAAGGTAAAACAGAACTAGAGCTAGCCGCTGAAACAGAATATGAGATGAGAAGAAACGGAGCTGAATGGTTCTCGTTCGAAAGTTTGATAGTAGCGGGTGTGAGAAGCGCTAACCCGCATGCGAAAAGTACACTAAATAAACTGAATAAAAAAGATCTTGTAATAGTGGACATAGGATGCAGATATGAAGGTTACTGCGCGGATATAACTAGAACATTCACCGTGGGAGAAGCCGATAAACGGCAAAAAGAAATATATGATTTAGTTAGAGAAGCCCAAGAACACGCTATTGAAAAAATAGAACCCGGCGTTAAAGCAAGTTTCATAGATTTAACAGCACGCGAATACCTAAAAGAAAAAAACTACGATCAGTATTTTATACACACTCTCGGACACGGCATAGGTTTAGAAATCCATGAAGCCCCCCCGATATCATTTAGAAACAATTCGAATATAAAACAGGGAAACGTGTTCACAATTGAACCCGGCGTC comes from the Candidatus Odinarchaeum yellowstonii genome and includes:
- a CDS encoding CDP-alcohol phosphatidyltransferase family protein, whose product is MLGKLREKYQKMMSPVGVFFSKLGLTPNIITFISFLVSICAGVVLALNMLVLGVIFIILTGFVDMLDGAVARATGKSTRFGAVWDHLLDRYAEFNIVFGLAFSLYSLWYIPFITIFSMIMASFVRAKAESVGKLEKCTVGLAERQEKLLILIVGCLLTYFYSAPVVLSFTILDLALLLITVLSQITVIQRLKYTWDMTKGG
- the gdhA gene encoding NADP-specific glutamate dehydrogenase produces the protein MVDYITSVYETVVDKNPAQKEFHQAVKEVLESLRPAIEKHPEFKQHKILERIVEPERQVIFRVPWVDDKGEIHVNRGMRIQFNSAIGPYKGGIRFHPTVYEGIIKFLGFEQIFKNALTGLPMGGGKGGADFDPKGKSETEIMRFCQAFMLELFRHVGPDTDVPAGDIGVGTREIGYMFGMYKKLRNEFTGVLTGKGLEWGGSLVRTEATGYGVTYFAAEMLKVKNMDFKGKIVMISGSGNVAQYAVQKVTQLGGKVVTVSDSDGTVYDPDGIDAKKWEYILELKNVKRGRIKEYAEHFGRNIQYLPGQRPWRIGTHVDIAMPCATQNELDLEDARALVNNGVKVVCEGANMPTTLEATEYLIKNGVAFGPGKAANAGGVATSGLEMAQNSQRLSWTWEEVEAKLRNIMINIHKTTYETAKKYGYPGNYVVGANIAGFLKVAKAMIDQGVV
- a CDS encoding SPFH domain-containing protein, whose protein sequence is MPQVIEWNSAGAYDIVWKYPVDRLGWGSALVVRENQAAIFYRDGKAYDVLGPGRYELSTANLPFLTKAYATLRGWGKSPFTAEIIFVTRSEIQGKFGGRGQSSDPAPLMFHGEFYFKIEDPKLFVINLVGNQHIYDTISVTNFLRSFIVEKCIDYLAAHDLRTVFTQVDETSERVKAGVRTVFKKWGIELTDLKFLGLDTTEEYRERIFWIAQGVSADKMATLETVKTAAKELGKSGSASIGTGMMLIPQLLQQAQQPAMRMIVCSNCGSQSLVSSNYCIHCGHPLKSSKTEAKFCSKCGAPLSNTAKYCSECGAKVV
- a CDS encoding Lrp/AsnC ligand binding domain-containing protein; amino-acid sequence: MTVVFMLVEVETGRIHDVLEKMKLIEGVKELYAITGPYDIIAKVSAKDMETVKNIVEKIHGIDGIVRTLSSIVLPF
- the lysS gene encoding lysine--tRNA ligase, with protein sequence MSEMRVWIEEIADEILKRKTDKIVINSGKSISGRIHIGIFRELFICDSLKRILDKKGFDAEFYFILDDYDPAKKFPSYIPSDYDKYIGAPFSDIPSPFSEGESYAEFFAKELISTFSSFGLNPKILWTSKLYNTVEMKNIIRTVINKVDEIRSILISYVGETLNEEDAEEYRREVAERYPISVVCKRCGKMQVIDKGKIKPNRVLNYIKETDEVIYYCHSCKKEFKEKLEDARLKLTWRVDWPAKWFLLKVTCEPAGKDHTVKGGAYDTGLRICQEVFGYEGPVKIGYEWLRYGDVDMKTHKGIIFTPREYLEIGQPEVLRYLIIRTPPSKHISFRPELLPQYIDEYERFERVFFNNQLDASDEEKYEASILYPLTLVDEKIQTIKPKLPFRFAVIFSQLKEIMNPQAIMVKAQEVVKKIYKIPVITDRELKEIEETIRKAANWVLKYGSENYKIHISKSISGDIKESLTEAQKTVIRKVAELLSQGDFTEEELQNKIFNIIKEVEGLDVKKGFESIYMVILGKKYGPRLGSFLLSLDRDWLIERLNTVLK
- a CDS encoding Lrp/AsnC ligand binding domain-containing protein; translation: MPPIISYILIITKIGREHEIAESTRKIKGVTESLIVYGQFDIVVRIETETLQELDRAVTLIRKMDGVEQTSTLISS
- a CDS encoding PfkB family carbohydrate kinase, producing the protein MFGLIAVGNPVYDEIITPYISTNGRVLSGCSTNAALVAKRLGVERVGLIGAVGPDYRERFISDLKRFGVEALQILYSKSTGGFKLVYFDNGDRTLQVLGVAERIRFEKLSNTAVEAMKNAKFILLGPILSEIDRGFVESLKKICKGKLFLDPQGIIRKIGYNNIIEHVFNLNEVKEIIGLVDFVKPNEFEAEALTGLKDPSKSAMLLSEWCGGGVAIVTLGEKGSVISFNGEVFKIPPYKTFARDPTGAGDSYAGAFITRLLSGDSLIEAAYYASAAASIMVEYTGPEFNMSHEEVEKRLNMIKNL
- a CDS encoding CoA-binding protein, translated to MSKKCATEILTMGSDEIQKILYKAKVIAVVGMSRDPSKLAHIIPKYLLEHGYQIIPINPNAKEILGLKSYSSLEDVPDNIKIDILEIFRPPEEIPALVEVAHKKRIPVVWLQVGLRSKEAAEKAAKYGIIFVENLCIRREHMLMMGTFF
- a CDS encoding HAD family hydrolase, coding for MIKAVLFDLYLTLIDVSRVNQEEQDKAAYNVVSKFGLKKGFEEFKDVFKKVYEKWKEFRQKYLIEVNPRVWWQETLLKLGIPPKLKLVESILEERHKIFLKQIKLYDDVIDVLKILNKRNILIGIMSNCSDARYAKEELEYLGLADYVDFFISSAEYGRRKPDVNLFLNVLSSIPFTKEEIIMIGDDYKNDVEPWRRLGVKAYLLRRESGDPDENTIHTLYELNKIISIN
- a CDS encoding DUF1805 domain-containing protein; the encoded protein is MFTLKSFNVDNKIVVGLKVDVLNPPLLLIIGEKGVLSCGYFDLKTAAKFNVPVAIVRGVKNFEDMWDAEVQELTDSANRLGVVKGERGEEAIRKFSGVI
- a CDS encoding ribosomal protein L13e gives rise to the protein MELPKSLVKCPFTPHIIRAGRGFSLGEIKESGVEINLLKKLGVYVDRRRRSVHKENINALKNILKIMEKTETSRKIKEDKTLKTGVKKKAVKKTGKTVEENAS